In Pseudomonas rhizosphaerae, one DNA window encodes the following:
- a CDS encoding bifunctional prephenate dehydrogenase/3-phosphoshikimate 1-carboxyvinyltransferase encodes MSDFTQLQPGAARIGRLVVVGLGLIGGSFAKGIKQSGLADEVVGVDLDPRSCQRAVELGVVDRCEVDLASACVGADVIQLAVPILGMEKLLAALARLDLGQAVITDVGSAKGNVVRAYRDAFGGDLSRFVPGHPIAGSEQSGVEAANAELFKRHKVILTPLAETSPQALAQVDGLWRALGADVEHMQVERHDEVLAATSHLPHLLAFGLVDSLAKRSENLEIFRYAAGGFRDFTRIAGSDPVMWHDIFLANREAVLRTLDIFRSDLDALRDAVDAGDGHHLLGVFTRAKVAREHFSKILARRAYVDAMNSNDDLIFLGKPGGSLTGRIRVPGDKSISHRSIMLGSLAEGTTEVEGFLEGEDALATLQAFRDMGVVIEGPNQGRVTIHGVGLHGLQAPPGPIYLGNSGTSMRLLAGILAAQSFDTTLTGDASLSKRPMNRVANPLREMGAVIETAAEGRPPMVIRGGQRLKGLNYTLPMASAQVKSCLLLAGLWADGKTTTTEPAPTRDHTERMLRGFGYPVDVNGPRASVESGHTLKATHIEVPGDISSSAFFLVAASIAEGSDLTLEHVGINPTRTGVIDILRLMGADITLENQREVGGEPVADLHVRAARLKGIEIPEALVPLAIDEFPVLFVAAACAEGRTVLRGAEELRVKESDRIQVMADGLQALGVKCEPTADGIIIDGVGHGVPAMGGGEVHGHGDHRIAMAFSVASLRASAPIRIHDCANVATSFPNFLGLCAQVGINVAEEVAS; translated from the coding sequence GTGTCTGATTTCACGCAATTGCAACCGGGCGCTGCCAGAATAGGCCGCCTGGTGGTAGTGGGGTTGGGACTGATCGGCGGCTCGTTTGCCAAGGGCATCAAGCAAAGCGGCCTGGCCGATGAAGTGGTGGGGGTCGATCTCGATCCGCGCTCCTGTCAGCGTGCCGTCGAGCTGGGCGTGGTGGACCGTTGCGAAGTGGATCTGGCCAGTGCCTGTGTCGGCGCCGACGTGATCCAGCTGGCCGTGCCGATTCTGGGCATGGAAAAACTGCTGGCGGCACTGGCGCGGCTCGATCTGGGCCAGGCGGTGATCACTGATGTCGGCAGTGCCAAGGGCAATGTGGTACGAGCCTATCGCGACGCCTTTGGCGGTGATCTGTCACGCTTCGTCCCGGGCCATCCGATCGCCGGTTCCGAGCAGAGCGGGGTGGAGGCGGCCAATGCCGAGTTGTTCAAGCGGCACAAGGTGATCCTCACGCCGCTGGCCGAAACCTCGCCCCAGGCGCTGGCCCAGGTCGACGGCCTGTGGCGCGCCCTGGGCGCGGATGTCGAGCACATGCAGGTCGAGCGCCACGATGAGGTGCTCGCCGCCACCAGCCATTTGCCCCATTTGCTGGCGTTCGGTCTGGTCGATTCGCTGGCCAAACGCAGTGAAAACCTGGAAATCTTTCGCTACGCTGCGGGCGGTTTCCGCGATTTCACAAGAATCGCCGGCAGTGACCCGGTCATGTGGCACGACATCTTCCTCGCCAACCGCGAGGCCGTATTGCGCACACTCGATATTTTTCGCAGCGATCTCGACGCCCTGCGCGACGCGGTCGATGCAGGGGATGGGCATCACCTGTTGGGCGTGTTCACACGCGCCAAGGTGGCCCGCGAGCACTTCAGTAAAATCTTGGCCCGTCGGGCCTATGTGGACGCTATGAACTCCAACGACGACCTGATCTTCCTGGGCAAACCCGGCGGCAGCCTCACTGGCCGCATTCGCGTACCGGGCGACAAATCCATTTCGCACCGTTCGATCATGCTCGGCTCGCTGGCCGAGGGCACTACCGAAGTCGAAGGCTTCCTTGAAGGCGAGGACGCCCTGGCGACCTTGCAGGCCTTCCGCGACATGGGTGTGGTCATCGAGGGCCCGAACCAGGGCCGCGTGACCATCCATGGCGTCGGCCTGCACGGCCTGCAGGCGCCGCCGGGGCCGATCTACCTGGGTAACTCCGGTACTTCGATGCGCCTGCTCGCCGGTATTCTCGCGGCGCAGAGCTTCGACACTACGCTGACCGGCGATGCCTCGCTGTCCAAGCGGCCGATGAATCGCGTTGCCAATCCCCTGCGGGAAATGGGCGCGGTCATCGAGACCGCTGCCGAGGGCCGCCCGCCGATGGTCATCCGTGGCGGGCAGCGCCTCAAAGGCTTGAACTACACCCTGCCGATGGCTTCCGCGCAGGTCAAATCCTGCCTGTTGCTGGCCGGATTGTGGGCCGACGGCAAGACCACCACCACCGAGCCTGCCCCCACCCGCGATCACACCGAGCGGATGCTGCGCGGTTTCGGCTACCCGGTGGACGTCAATGGCCCGCGGGCGTCGGTCGAGTCCGGCCACACGCTGAAGGCGACCCATATCGAAGTGCCAGGAGACATCTCCTCGTCGGCGTTCTTCCTGGTGGCCGCCTCGATCGCCGAAGGCTCGGACCTGACCCTGGAGCACGTGGGCATCAACCCGACGCGCACGGGTGTGATCGATATCCTGCGTCTGATGGGCGCCGACATTACCCTGGAGAATCAGCGTGAAGTCGGTGGCGAGCCGGTTGCCGACCTGCACGTGCGAGCTGCCCGGCTCAAGGGCATCGAGATCCCCGAAGCACTGGTGCCGCTGGCCATCGACGAATTTCCCGTGCTGTTCGTCGCTGCGGCCTGTGCCGAAGGCCGCACCGTACTGCGCGGCGCCGAAGAGCTGCGGGTGAAGGAGTCCGACCGTATTCAGGTCATGGCCGACGGCCTGCAGGCGTTGGGCGTGAAATGCGAGCCCACGGCGGACGGCATCATCATCGACGGCGTCGGTCACGGTGTGCCGGCCATGGGCGGCGGCGAAGTGCACGGTCACGGCGATCATCGCATCGCCATGGCGTTCAGTGTTGCGTCCCTGCGCGCCAGTGCGCCGATCCGCATCCACGATTGCGCCAACGTCGCCACTTCGTTCCCCAACTTCCTTGGCCTCTGCGCCCAGGTCGGCATCAACGTGGCCGAAGAGGTTGCGTCGTGA
- the cmk gene encoding (d)CMP kinase has translation MNQAPVITIDGPSGSGKGTIAGILAKRLGWKLLDSGALYRLLAYAARNHGVDLSNEASLMVMAAHLDVQFIAAADGQPQRIVLEGDDVSKDIRNEQVGAGASLVAALPAVRDALLQRQRAFQEAPGLVADGRDMGTVVFPEAALKVFLTASAEERARRRYLQLKAAGNDVSLSSLLDEIRKRDERDTQRAVAPLKPAADAIQLDSTELSIEQVLQRIMSEVALRDIAG, from the coding sequence GTGAACCAGGCGCCGGTCATCACCATCGATGGGCCAAGCGGCTCGGGCAAGGGCACCATCGCCGGTATCCTGGCCAAGCGCCTGGGCTGGAAACTGCTCGACTCCGGTGCGCTGTATCGACTGCTGGCCTATGCGGCACGCAACCACGGCGTGGACCTGAGCAACGAAGCCTCGCTGATGGTGATGGCTGCGCACCTGGACGTGCAGTTCATCGCTGCCGCCGACGGGCAGCCGCAGCGCATCGTTCTGGAAGGCGACGACGTCAGCAAGGACATCCGCAACGAGCAGGTCGGTGCCGGTGCATCCCTGGTCGCGGCGCTGCCGGCGGTGCGCGACGCGCTGTTGCAGCGCCAGCGCGCATTCCAAGAAGCGCCTGGCCTTGTGGCCGACGGTCGCGACATGGGCACGGTGGTGTTTCCCGAGGCGGCGCTCAAGGTATTCCTGACCGCCAGCGCCGAGGAACGTGCGCGCAGACGTTACTTGCAGTTGAAGGCTGCGGGCAACGATGTTAGTCTGTCGAGTCTGCTAGATGAGATACGTAAACGCGATGAGCGTGACACCCAGCGCGCAGTGGCCCCGCTCAAACCGGCGGCCGATGCCATACAGCTGGATTCCACGGAGTTGTCCATCGAGCAGGTGTTGCAACGCATCATGAGTGAAGTCGCACTGCGCGACATCGCCGGGTGA
- the rpsA gene encoding 30S ribosomal protein S1, which produces MSESFAELFEESLKTLNLQPGAIITGIVVDIDGDWVTVHAGLKSEGVIPLEQFYNDAGELTIKVGDEVHVALDAVEDGFGETKLSREKAKRAECWIVLEAAFAAEEVVKGVINGKVKGGFTVDVNGIRAFLPGSLVDVRPVRDTTHLEGKELEFKVIKLDQKRNNVVVSRRSVLEAENSAEREALLESLQEGQQVKGIVKNLTDYGAFVDLGGVDGLLHITDMAWKRIKHPSEIVNVGDEIDVKVLKYDRERNRVSLGLKQLGEDPWVAIKARYPESTRVMARVTNLTDYGCFAELEEGVEGLVHVSEMDWTNKNIHPSKVVQVGDEVEVMVLDIDEERRRISLGIKQCKSNPWEDFSGQFNKGDKISGTIKSITDFGIFIGLDGGIDGLVHLSDISWNEVGEEAVRRFKKGDELDTVILSVDPERERISLGIKQLEDDPFSNYVAVNDKGAIVRGIVKEVDAKGAVITLADDIEATLKASEISRDRVEDARNVLKEGEEVEAKIISVDRKSRVIQLSIKSKDVEDEKEAIQSLRDKPATSDIAAGPTTLGDLLRAQMEKQN; this is translated from the coding sequence ATGAGCGAAAGCTTTGCAGAACTCTTTGAAGAAAGCCTAAAAACTCTCAATCTTCAGCCAGGCGCAATCATCACCGGTATCGTCGTCGATATCGACGGTGACTGGGTTACTGTCCACGCCGGTCTGAAGTCCGAGGGTGTCATCCCGCTCGAGCAGTTCTACAACGACGCTGGCGAACTGACCATCAAGGTCGGTGATGAAGTTCACGTTGCGCTGGACGCGGTAGAAGACGGCTTTGGCGAAACCAAGCTGTCCCGCGAAAAAGCCAAGCGTGCCGAGTGCTGGATCGTTCTGGAAGCAGCTTTCGCCGCCGAGGAAGTGGTCAAGGGCGTTATCAACGGTAAGGTTAAAGGCGGCTTCACTGTCGACGTTAACGGCATCCGTGCGTTCCTGCCTGGTTCCCTGGTCGATGTCCGCCCTGTGCGCGACACTACCCACCTGGAAGGTAAAGAGCTCGAATTCAAGGTCATCAAGCTGGACCAGAAGCGCAACAACGTTGTCGTTTCCCGTCGCAGTGTCCTGGAAGCCGAGAACTCCGCCGAGCGCGAAGCTCTGCTGGAATCCCTGCAGGAAGGTCAGCAAGTCAAAGGTATCGTCAAGAACCTCACCGATTACGGCGCATTCGTCGATCTGGGTGGCGTCGATGGCCTGCTGCACATCACCGACATGGCCTGGAAGCGTATCAAGCACCCATCGGAAATCGTCAACGTTGGCGACGAGATCGATGTCAAGGTTCTGAAGTACGATCGCGAGCGTAACCGCGTATCCCTGGGCCTGAAGCAACTGGGCGAAGACCCATGGGTTGCTATCAAGGCACGTTACCCAGAGAGCACCCGCGTCATGGCGCGCGTAACCAACCTGACCGACTACGGCTGCTTCGCAGAGCTGGAAGAAGGCGTGGAAGGCCTGGTACACGTTTCCGAAATGGACTGGACCAACAAGAACATCCACCCTTCGAAAGTCGTACAAGTCGGCGACGAAGTGGAAGTCATGGTTCTGGACATCGACGAAGAGCGTCGTCGTATCTCCCTGGGCATCAAGCAGTGCAAGTCGAACCCGTGGGAAGACTTCTCTGGCCAGTTCAACAAGGGCGATAAAATCTCCGGCACCATCAAGTCGATCACCGATTTCGGTATCTTCATTGGTCTGGACGGCGGCATCGACGGTCTGGTTCACCTGTCCGACATCTCCTGGAACGAAGTGGGCGAAGAAGCCGTACGTCGTTTCAAGAAGGGCGACGAGCTCGACACCGTCATCCTGTCGGTAGATCCAGAGCGCGAGCGCATCTCCCTGGGCATCAAGCAGCTGGAAGACGATCCGTTCTCCAACTACGTTGCCGTCAATGACAAAGGCGCTATCGTTCGCGGTATCGTCAAGGAAGTTGACGCCAAGGGCGCTGTAATCACCCTGGCCGACGACATCGAAGCCACTTTGAAAGCTTCCGAAATCAGCCGTGACCGCGTTGAAGACGCGCGCAACGTTCTGAAGGAAGGCGAAGAAGTCGAAGCCAAGATCATCAGCGTCGACCGCAAGTCCCGCGTCATCCAACTGTCGATCAAATCGAAAGACGTTGAAGACGAGAAAGAAGCTATCCAGAGCCTGCGCGACAAGCCAGCCACTTCGGATATCGCTGCTGGTCCGACCACTCTGGGCGACCTGCTGCGTGCTCAGATGGAAAAGCAGAACTAA